In Gemmatimonadaceae bacterium, a single window of DNA contains:
- a CDS encoding DUF1343 domain-containing protein encodes MAPVVFGVDRVVAEPGLLRGAKRIGLLTNDAVRLATDPATTSRVALHAAGLSIVRLFSPEHGISAHGTDGAPMTDGTDALTGLPVTSLYGDRFAPTVESLGCLDLLLVDLPDIGARCYTYAWTMTHALDACAARGTPVIVLDRPNPLGGVLADAEGPMLDLAHASFLGRLDIPVRHSLTIGELARLWQRERAPHVQLDVIACPGWERRMQWPDTGIPFTPTSPDMRSFESALCYPGTSLFEGTHVSVGRGSEAAFRRLSAPWLDAAKVAAECARAPTLAGVLVTGEGNVLSITVSDRRCVRPVAVGMTLVSMIASHHPTEFQWADYPTAANPSGGHHVERLAGTGLVRQHVDRGEPIPMELLRCDGWTERVRSILLYS; translated from the coding sequence GTGGCTCCGGTGGTGTTCGGCGTCGACCGCGTCGTCGCCGAGCCTGGCCTGCTGCGTGGGGCAAAGCGCATCGGGTTGCTCACCAATGATGCCGTTCGGCTGGCGACCGATCCCGCGACCACGTCGCGCGTCGCGCTGCACGCAGCCGGCCTCTCGATCGTGCGGCTCTTCTCGCCGGAACACGGCATCTCGGCGCACGGAACCGACGGCGCACCCATGACCGACGGTACCGATGCGCTCACCGGTCTTCCGGTGACGAGTCTCTACGGTGATCGCTTCGCCCCGACCGTTGAGTCGTTAGGCTGCCTTGACCTGCTGCTCGTGGACCTGCCGGACATCGGCGCGCGCTGCTACACGTATGCGTGGACGATGACGCACGCGCTCGACGCATGCGCGGCGCGCGGCACTCCCGTCATCGTGCTCGACCGACCCAACCCGTTGGGAGGCGTACTCGCCGACGCCGAAGGGCCAATGCTGGACCTGGCCCACGCGTCGTTCCTCGGCCGGCTCGACATCCCGGTGCGACATTCGCTGACCATCGGTGAGCTTGCCCGGCTGTGGCAACGCGAACGCGCCCCGCATGTGCAGCTCGACGTCATCGCGTGCCCTGGGTGGGAGCGCCGCATGCAGTGGCCGGATACCGGGATCCCGTTCACTCCGACGTCGCCGGACATGCGGAGCTTCGAGTCCGCCCTGTGCTACCCCGGTACCAGCCTGTTCGAGGGAACCCACGTATCCGTTGGTCGCGGGTCGGAAGCGGCATTTCGCAGGTTGTCTGCCCCGTGGCTCGATGCGGCGAAGGTCGCTGCCGAATGCGCGCGCGCTCCGACGCTTGCCGGGGTGCTCGTCACCGGCGAAGGCAACGTGCTCTCGATCACGGTAAGTGATCGGCGCTGCGTTCGTCCCGTCGCCGTGGGCATGACGCTGGTGTCGATGATTGCCTCGCATCACCCCACGGAGTTTCAATGGGCCGACTATCCCACGGCGGCCAATCCATCGGGCGGCCATCATGTCGAACGGCTCGCGGGAACCGGCCTCGTGCGGCAGCACGTCGACCGGGGTGAGCCGATCCCGATGGAGCTGCTGCGGTGCGACGGCTGGACCGAGCGCGTCCGATCCATCCTCCTCTACAGCTGA
- a CDS encoding amidohydrolase gives MRIARFGLAFALFPSTAALAQVKGSDAVLRAIEARRDHYAGVAQRIWDFAEVGYQEVKSSALLQSELTAAGFSVQAGVADIPTAFVATFGSGKPVIAILGEFDALPGLSQDRVPERKVLIEGGAGHGCGHHLFGTASAAAAVHVKEWMQANGIRGTLRYYGTPAEEGGSGKVYMVRAGLFSDVDAVVAWHPGDRNQADANSTLANISAKFRFHGVSAHAAAAPERGRSALDGVEAMTHMVNMMREHVPQDTRIHYVITAGGRAPNVVPDAAEVFIYARQSDMRVLDAVWERIIAAARGAAMGTGTTVDFETISAVYNVLPNEYLTGLQQKNLTRVGGITYTAEERAFAERIRASMSGDLLPLGSEATVIPWSTFAVDPASTDVGDVSWTVPTVQLSAATWVPGTAAHTWQAVASGGTSIGTKGMMVAAKTMALTTLDLFTDPSHLVKARAEFDRRRGPSFSYQTRLDRAKPALDYRK, from the coding sequence ATGCGCATCGCCCGATTCGGACTCGCCTTTGCTCTCTTCCCGTCGACCGCGGCACTGGCCCAGGTGAAGGGCAGCGACGCCGTGCTCCGCGCCATCGAGGCGCGGCGCGATCACTACGCCGGCGTGGCCCAGCGCATCTGGGACTTCGCCGAGGTCGGCTATCAGGAGGTCAAGTCGAGTGCACTCCTGCAGTCCGAGCTCACGGCCGCCGGCTTCAGTGTGCAGGCCGGTGTCGCCGACATCCCCACGGCCTTCGTCGCCACCTTCGGGTCCGGCAAGCCGGTAATCGCGATCCTTGGCGAGTTCGACGCCCTGCCCGGTCTCTCCCAGGACCGGGTGCCCGAGCGCAAGGTGCTCATCGAGGGCGGGGCCGGCCACGGGTGTGGGCACCACCTGTTCGGTACCGCGTCGGCCGCGGCGGCTGTCCACGTGAAGGAGTGGATGCAGGCGAACGGTATTCGCGGCACGCTGCGCTACTATGGCACGCCAGCTGAGGAAGGCGGCTCGGGAAAAGTCTACATGGTGCGTGCAGGCCTGTTCAGCGACGTCGATGCGGTGGTGGCCTGGCACCCCGGCGATCGCAACCAGGCCGACGCCAACAGTACGCTGGCCAACATCAGTGCGAAGTTCCGCTTTCATGGCGTCTCCGCGCACGCCGCCGCGGCGCCCGAACGCGGTCGCTCCGCCCTGGACGGCGTGGAAGCCATGACCCACATGGTGAACATGATGCGCGAACACGTGCCCCAGGACACGCGCATCCACTACGTCATCACCGCCGGCGGCCGCGCGCCCAACGTCGTGCCCGACGCCGCCGAGGTGTTCATCTATGCCCGGCAGTCGGACATGCGCGTGCTCGACGCCGTGTGGGAACGCATCATCGCGGCCGCGCGAGGCGCGGCCATGGGCACGGGCACGACGGTCGACTTCGAAACCATCAGTGCCGTCTACAACGTCCTGCCCAACGAGTACCTCACCGGTCTCCAGCAGAAGAACCTCACGCGCGTGGGCGGTATCACCTACACCGCCGAAGAGCGCGCCTTTGCCGAGCGCATTCGCGCGTCGATGAGCGGTGATCTGCTTCCCCTGGGCAGCGAGGCGACCGTGATCCCGTGGAGCACGTTCGCCGTCGACCCGGCGTCCACCGACGTAGGCGACGTGAGCTGGACGGTGCCGACTGTCCAGCTCAGCGCCGCCACCTGGGTGCCCGGAACGGCGGCCCACACCTGGCAGGCGGTTGCGTCGGGCGGCACGTCGATCGGGACCAAGGGCATGATGGTCGCCGCCAAGACCATGGCCCTCACCACGCTCGACCTGTTCACCGATCCTTCGCACCTGGTGAAGGCGCGCGCCGAGTTCGATCGCCGACGCGGCCCATCGTTCAGCTACCAGACGCGCCTCGACCGCGCGAAGCCGGCCCTGGATTACCGCAAGTAG
- a CDS encoding M24 family metallopeptidase has protein sequence MRSPRLWFALLLLSLASPAASQDRPVARTVRPRTPPMPVLPTWSEQIRIREGWLEQRHAMLLDMMRRHDIQMWIVVNEEFHDDPLTQYVAPPRPYTGNRDFFIFVDTGGPALRKVAVTGYSEDNLTRFFEAPNEPRPINVVLPELVDRHRPRHIALNFGGRRGVTRSLTRDTYLDLVNLLGPDAQQRVVSAADLIEEYLDTRIPDELPWYTKAVELTDALTRRALSNEVIVPGKTTVGDVRRWLYDAMYAAGVRTWFQPDLRVQRAQAARATSRGFLAVAPESTTIQRGDVVHLDVGISVMGFDTDWQKMAYVLKAGERDVPAGLKAAMRNTNTLQDVLMKTYSRPGALVSDVYDSTMAEMTRRGITAQIYSHPIGNQGHGLGAAIDFRSAQRPELGAQGKRLRKGSYISIELNTRTPVAEWGGQEVYVMMEDDAVLGDMGWSFFRPRQESWYVVR, from the coding sequence ATGCGCTCACCCCGCCTGTGGTTTGCCCTGCTCCTCCTGAGCCTCGCGTCGCCTGCCGCGTCGCAGGACCGGCCCGTGGCCCGCACCGTGCGGCCCCGAACGCCGCCCATGCCTGTGCTCCCGACATGGTCGGAACAGATCCGCATCCGTGAAGGCTGGCTCGAGCAGCGACATGCCATGCTCCTCGACATGATGCGGCGCCACGACATCCAGATGTGGATCGTGGTGAATGAGGAGTTCCACGACGACCCGCTCACGCAATACGTCGCGCCCCCGCGCCCGTACACCGGGAATCGCGACTTCTTCATCTTTGTCGACACGGGCGGTCCGGCGCTGCGCAAAGTGGCCGTCACCGGCTACTCCGAAGACAACCTCACGCGGTTCTTCGAGGCGCCGAACGAACCGCGGCCGATCAACGTGGTGCTGCCCGAACTGGTCGATCGCCATCGCCCGCGCCACATCGCGCTCAACTTTGGCGGTCGACGCGGCGTCACGCGCTCCCTCACGCGTGACACATACCTCGATCTCGTGAACCTGCTCGGCCCCGACGCCCAGCAGCGCGTCGTGTCGGCGGCAGACCTCATCGAAGAATACCTCGACACCCGCATTCCCGACGAACTGCCCTGGTACACGAAGGCGGTGGAGCTGACCGATGCCCTCACCCGCCGAGCCCTGTCCAACGAGGTGATCGTTCCCGGCAAGACTACCGTTGGAGATGTGCGGCGATGGCTCTACGACGCCATGTACGCCGCGGGTGTGCGGACCTGGTTCCAGCCCGACCTTCGCGTGCAGCGCGCGCAGGCGGCGCGAGCCACCTCGCGTGGATTCCTCGCGGTCGCGCCGGAGAGCACCACCATTCAGCGTGGCGATGTGGTCCACCTCGACGTTGGCATCTCGGTCATGGGCTTCGACACCGACTGGCAGAAGATGGCGTATGTGCTCAAAGCGGGAGAGCGCGACGTCCCCGCGGGACTCAAGGCCGCGATGCGGAACACCAACACACTGCAGGACGTCCTCATGAAGACCTATTCGCGCCCGGGAGCCCTCGTGTCCGATGTGTATGACTCGACGATGGCGGAGATGACGCGTCGTGGCATCACGGCGCAGATCTACTCACACCCGATCGGCAACCAGGGCCACGGACTCGGCGCCGCGATCGACTTTCGTTCGGCGCAACGGCCGGAACTCGGCGCCCAGGGCAAGCGGCTGCGCAAAGGCTCCTACATCTCGATCGAACTGAACACCCGCACGCCGGTAGCGGAGTGGGGAGGGCAGGAGGTCTACGTGATGATGGAAGACGACGCGGTGCTCGGTGACATGGGCTGGTCGTTCTTCAGGCCGCGGCAGGAGTCATGGTACGTTGTTCGTTAG
- a CDS encoding amidohydrolase family protein, translating into MMTLPRHAFSSLCLGACVASAAYAQTVAISNASVVDVESGRVTPARTLVIEGNRIRLIGAAGRVTIPDGATRVDGTGRYVIPGLWDMHVHATGFLIDRLFLPTLVANGVTGVRDMFGRLAWYDSARAAAGRGSLVMPRLVGSGHILDGAPAIWPGSIGARTADEAGRAVDSLAAAGAAFIKVYSRLTPEEFRAIATEARAKHLEFAGHVPSLVAVDEAVQLGMRSIEHLQMFTTACSSQEESLRRAVAEAVASPRGWDSAAVIQRGQLSVQVETFDRARCRALAQHVARSDTWMVPTIVVLRSTSYLDDSTLRSDPRLRFIPRFFSAGWDPRTDFRFRAVTPEGWAMRKRVYDRQLEIVRLLHDAGAKFLAGTDLSNPYIYPGLSLHDELAHFVANGFTPLEALQSATRNPARFLHATDSLGAVKQGYVADLVVLDANPLVDIRNVARVHAVVLNGRLIDAAQRESLLRAAEALAAPPARSR; encoded by the coding sequence ATGATGACATTGCCTCGCCATGCCTTCTCCAGCCTGTGCCTCGGCGCCTGCGTCGCGTCGGCCGCATACGCGCAGACCGTGGCGATCAGCAACGCGTCCGTGGTGGACGTCGAGTCCGGGCGCGTGACGCCGGCCCGGACGCTGGTCATCGAGGGCAACCGCATTCGTCTCATCGGAGCCGCGGGCCGCGTGACCATTCCGGACGGGGCAACGCGGGTGGACGGAACTGGCCGATACGTGATCCCCGGCCTGTGGGACATGCACGTCCACGCCACGGGGTTCCTGATCGATCGGCTCTTCCTGCCGACGCTCGTGGCCAACGGCGTCACTGGCGTGCGCGACATGTTCGGTCGCCTCGCCTGGTACGACTCAGCGCGCGCTGCGGCTGGGCGCGGGTCGTTGGTGATGCCTCGGCTGGTGGGTTCCGGCCACATCCTCGATGGCGCACCCGCGATCTGGCCGGGGTCGATCGGCGCGCGGACCGCCGACGAGGCGGGACGGGCCGTTGACTCGCTCGCCGCCGCCGGCGCCGCGTTCATCAAGGTGTACTCCCGGCTCACGCCGGAGGAGTTTCGCGCCATCGCCACGGAAGCCCGCGCAAAGCATCTGGAATTCGCCGGCCATGTGCCCTCGCTGGTTGCGGTCGACGAGGCCGTGCAGCTCGGCATGCGCAGCATCGAGCACCTGCAGATGTTCACCACTGCCTGTTCGTCGCAGGAAGAATCCCTGCGGCGCGCCGTCGCCGAGGCGGTGGCATCTCCCAGGGGCTGGGACTCCGCCGCCGTGATCCAGCGTGGCCAGTTGTCCGTACAGGTGGAGACGTTCGATCGCGCCCGGTGTCGGGCCCTGGCTCAACACGTGGCGCGCAGCGACACGTGGATGGTGCCAACGATCGTGGTGCTTCGCTCGACGTCGTATCTCGACGACTCGACGCTCCGCTCCGACCCGCGGCTGCGATTCATCCCGCGGTTCTTCAGTGCGGGCTGGGACCCGCGCACGGACTTCCGCTTTCGCGCGGTGACGCCGGAAGGCTGGGCGATGCGCAAGCGCGTGTACGATCGCCAGCTGGAGATCGTGCGCCTGCTGCATGACGCCGGCGCGAAGTTTCTTGCCGGGACCGATCTTTCCAATCCCTACATCTACCCGGGGCTCTCGCTGCACGACGAGCTCGCGCATTTCGTCGCGAACGGCTTCACGCCGCTCGAGGCGCTCCAGTCAGCCACACGCAATCCGGCACGCTTCCTCCACGCGACCGATTCCCTGGGCGCGGTGAAGCAGGGCTACGTGGCCGACCTGGTAGTGCTCGACGCGAATCCGCTGGTCGACATCCGCAACGTGGCCAGGGTGCACGCGGTGGTCCTCAACGGACGGCTGATCGATGCGGCGCAGCGCGAAAGTCTGCTGCGCGCCGCCGAGGCGCTCGCGGCGCCACCAGCGCGATCGCGCTGA
- a CDS encoding aquaporin, with product MRKLLTEFIGTFFLVLTIGLTVTASSPYAPLAIGASLMVMVYMGGHISGGHYNPAVSLAAMLRGALPRGDYAGYVTSQVLGALVASIAVYVVTGQTFAPAPSPSASPLAALLVELLYTFALALVVLNTAVSKHTQGNSYYGLAIGFTVVVGAYAGGGISGGAFNPAVGIGPIIINATLGTGGWSDLWLYLVGPLAGGALAATVFGVQET from the coding sequence ATGCGCAAGCTGCTCACCGAGTTCATCGGCACGTTCTTTCTGGTGCTCACGATCGGGCTCACGGTCACCGCGAGTTCACCGTATGCACCGCTGGCGATCGGTGCATCGCTCATGGTCATGGTGTACATGGGCGGCCACATCTCGGGAGGGCACTACAATCCGGCCGTGTCGCTCGCCGCGATGCTCCGGGGCGCGTTGCCGCGCGGCGACTACGCGGGTTACGTGACCAGCCAGGTGCTGGGTGCGCTCGTCGCCTCGATCGCCGTGTATGTGGTGACGGGTCAGACGTTCGCCCCGGCGCCGTCCCCCAGCGCCTCGCCGCTGGCCGCGCTGCTGGTGGAGTTGCTCTACACGTTCGCGCTCGCGCTCGTCGTGCTCAACACTGCCGTCTCAAAGCACACGCAGGGCAACTCGTACTACGGCCTCGCGATCGGCTTCACGGTGGTCGTGGGAGCGTATGCCGGCGGCGGAATCTCCGGCGGAGCGTTCAATCCGGCCGTGGGCATCGGCCCCATCATCATCAACGCAACGCTTGGGACTGGCGGCTGGAGCGATCTGTGGCTCTACCTCGTTGGTCCGCTCGCCGGCGGTGCGCTCGCGGCCACGGTGTTCGGCGTGCAGGAGACCTGA
- a CDS encoding NAD(P)H-dependent oxidoreductase: MEPHRILAVSGSLRRQSSSTEVLRALAMVGRPSLDVVLYDGVATLPHFNPDDDGESAAPAASVARLRQLVDAADALVICSPEYAHGVPGSLKNALDWLVSGSEIPAKPVGLLNASARSTHAVAALAETLRTMSVRLVDGATGVIPLDGRGLDAAGIAADPALRDLLCQVAQALGVAAAAHARDRQPSRTPLAWSLRA; encoded by the coding sequence CTGGAACCACACCGCATTCTGGCCGTTTCCGGGAGCCTCCGGCGGCAATCGTCCAGCACCGAGGTATTGCGTGCCCTGGCCATGGTTGGGCGGCCTTCGCTCGACGTGGTGCTCTACGACGGCGTCGCGACGTTGCCGCACTTCAACCCTGACGATGACGGCGAGAGCGCCGCGCCAGCTGCATCCGTCGCGCGACTGCGCCAGCTGGTCGACGCTGCCGACGCGCTCGTGATCTGCAGTCCCGAGTACGCGCACGGGGTTCCGGGCTCGCTCAAGAACGCGCTCGACTGGCTCGTGAGCGGCTCCGAGATTCCCGCCAAACCGGTGGGGCTGCTCAACGCGTCCGCCCGCTCGACGCACGCCGTGGCCGCACTCGCCGAGACCCTGCGCACGATGTCGGTGCGCCTCGTCGATGGCGCCACCGGGGTGATTCCGCTCGATGGTCGCGGGCTCGACGCGGCCGGAATCGCGGCGGACCCTGCGCTCCGTGACCTCCTCTGTCAGGTCGCACAGGCGCTCGGCGTGGCCGCGGCGGCGCACGCGAGGGATCGACAGCCTTCGCGCACGCCACTCGCGTGGTCCCTGCGCGCCTGA
- the bla gene encoding subclass B3 metallo-beta-lactamase codes for MLSAQSRDTSAVTPGCEACAEWNAPHAPFRIYGNTWYVGTNGLASILITSPQGHVLIDGGLMESAPRIAASIEALGFRIDEVKLLLNSHVHYDHAGGLGELQRRSGASAAATAPAAAVLRSGQVGSDDPQFGIAFATAPLQRVRVVADGETLRVGTTEVTAHLTAGHTPGGTSWTWTSCERARCRAMVYGDSQSAISADGFRFTGSAAARQFEAGFRTLESLACDILLTPHPDASQLWERLARRNGGEPDALVDATACRRYAAGARERLAQRIASER; via the coding sequence ATGCTCTCCGCCCAGTCACGTGACACGTCCGCAGTCACGCCGGGGTGCGAGGCGTGCGCCGAGTGGAATGCGCCCCACGCGCCGTTTCGCATCTACGGAAACACGTGGTACGTCGGCACCAACGGGCTCGCATCGATCCTCATCACCTCGCCGCAGGGGCACGTGCTGATCGACGGAGGGTTGATGGAGTCCGCGCCGCGGATCGCAGCCAGCATCGAGGCGCTCGGGTTCAGGATCGATGAGGTCAAGCTGCTGCTGAACTCGCACGTGCACTACGATCATGCCGGCGGCCTGGGTGAGTTGCAGCGACGCTCTGGTGCCTCGGCCGCAGCCACGGCACCCGCCGCCGCGGTCCTGCGGAGCGGTCAGGTCGGCTCCGATGATCCACAGTTCGGCATCGCGTTCGCGACGGCGCCGCTCCAGCGCGTGCGAGTCGTGGCCGATGGAGAGACCCTGCGCGTTGGCACGACGGAAGTCACGGCGCACCTCACGGCGGGCCACACACCCGGCGGCACGAGCTGGACGTGGACCTCGTGCGAGCGCGCACGCTGCCGAGCCATGGTGTATGGCGACAGTCAGTCAGCGATCTCGGCGGATGGTTTTCGATTCACCGGCAGCGCGGCCGCGCGGCAGTTCGAGGCCGGCTTTCGCACGCTCGAGTCCCTCGCGTGCGACATCCTCCTCACGCCTCACCCGGACGCATCGCAGCTCTGGGAGCGACTCGCCCGACGGAACGGCGGGGAGCCCGACGCCCTGGTAGACGCCACAGCGTGTCGCCGCTATGCCGCCGGTGCCCGCGAGCGCCTGGCGCAGCGGATCGCATCCGAGCGTTAG
- a CDS encoding SIMPL domain-containing protein (The SIMPL domain is named for its presence in mouse protein SIMPL (signalling molecule that associates with mouse pelle-like kinase). Bacterial member BP26, from Brucella, was shown to assemble into a channel-like structure, while YggE from E. coli has been associated with resistance to oxidative stress.): protein MLRSLFALVACVPSLLMAQAPPTTPVPEITTTGQAEVRLPADRVRLRFVVQSSAATAAQAATLNGDRVRRVQAALATLGFRGNDARAIGFTVAPNYEYREQRRLVDYQARTSVDVTLRQMERMGAVLDAALGAGATEIGAMQFQSDTAERARLGAIAAAFNDAKAEASALAAAAGRQLGPVLSMSTTPLGGPVAYARVAGGMAMEAAGAPGVDRDVVVTYQVQVRWAIAP, encoded by the coding sequence TTGCTTCGCTCCCTCTTTGCGCTCGTCGCGTGCGTTCCCTCGCTGCTCATGGCGCAAGCGCCCCCTACCACGCCCGTGCCGGAGATCACGACCACGGGTCAGGCCGAAGTGCGGCTCCCTGCTGACCGTGTGCGCCTGCGGTTCGTCGTCCAGTCGAGTGCTGCGACCGCCGCTCAGGCGGCGACCCTCAACGGCGACCGGGTGCGGCGCGTCCAGGCTGCGCTGGCCACGCTGGGTTTCCGCGGGAACGACGCCCGTGCCATCGGGTTTACGGTCGCTCCGAACTACGAATACCGCGAGCAGCGACGCCTGGTCGACTACCAGGCGCGCACCTCGGTCGATGTGACGCTTCGCCAGATGGAGCGCATGGGAGCCGTGCTCGACGCCGCGCTTGGCGCGGGCGCCACCGAGATCGGCGCCATGCAGTTTCAGTCCGATACGGCCGAACGGGCGCGCCTCGGCGCGATCGCTGCGGCGTTCAACGATGCGAAAGCCGAAGCCAGCGCGCTGGCAGCGGCCGCGGGTCGACAGCTCGGTCCCGTGCTGTCGATGTCAACGACGCCGCTGGGCGGGCCGGTGGCGTACGCGCGCGTGGCCGGTGGAATGGCCATGGAAGCGGCGGGCGCGCCGGGCGTGGACCGCGACGTGGTCGTGACGTATCAGGTGCAGGTACGTTGGGCCATCGCGCCCTGA
- a CDS encoding SPOR domain-containing protein, whose amino-acid sequence MNASSGSPVAGLTQWLGILVPLASAVAVAVIARNTNINVARLQQSAQASQAAVQQSQLRDQQETRRAQFLEKNLPKMLGTDDVERRTAKALLLLTYPNDAPGILATLMAQAAPSDSALLARWTSQANTVQAATGEWTIIVSAHSNEADARTQANATRAAGFGPAGIYLRDKVYRTTAGVYPSQAEADQAAVTVRSRLRPDAYTVALGVWCPERSSQGMDPGNVVRCGA is encoded by the coding sequence ATGAACGCCTCCTCAGGTTCCCCGGTGGCCGGCCTCACCCAGTGGCTCGGCATCCTGGTGCCCCTCGCGTCCGCGGTGGCGGTCGCGGTGATTGCGCGCAACACCAACATCAACGTCGCCAGACTGCAGCAATCGGCGCAGGCCTCGCAGGCCGCCGTACAGCAGAGTCAGCTGCGCGACCAGCAGGAGACGCGTCGGGCGCAGTTCCTGGAAAAGAACCTCCCCAAGATGCTCGGCACCGACGACGTCGAGCGTCGTACGGCCAAGGCGTTGCTCCTTCTCACGTACCCCAACGACGCACCGGGCATTCTTGCCACGCTCATGGCCCAGGCCGCGCCGTCCGACAGCGCCCTCCTTGCGCGATGGACCAGCCAGGCCAACACCGTGCAGGCCGCGACGGGAGAATGGACGATCATCGTGTCAGCCCATAGCAACGAGGCTGATGCGAGGACGCAGGCCAATGCAACGCGCGCGGCGGGCTTCGGTCCTGCGGGCATCTACCTGCGGGACAAGGTGTATCGTACCACGGCCGGCGTGTATCCCAGCCAGGCCGAGGCCGATCAGGCGGCGGTCACCGTGCGCTCGCGTCTGCGCCCTGACGCGTACACCGTGGCTCTGGGTGTGTGGTGCCCGGAGCGATCGAGCCAGGGCATGGATCCGGGGAACGTGGTGCGGTGCGGTGCGTAG
- a CDS encoding group II truncated hemoglobin has product MTSPAPTPYDLMGGEAGIRRLVDRFYDLMDASPEATNVRSLHAASLKSSREKLFLYLTGWTGGPPVYVEKYGHPQLRARHLPFPIASRERDEWLWCMNQALTEAEMPDDLRERLREKIHALADHMRNRPD; this is encoded by the coding sequence ATGACCTCACCGGCACCTACTCCGTACGACCTGATGGGAGGCGAGGCTGGGATCCGCCGTCTCGTTGATCGATTCTACGACCTGATGGACGCGTCGCCCGAAGCCACCAACGTCCGGTCGCTGCACGCTGCCAGTCTCAAGTCGTCCAGGGAAAAGCTGTTCCTGTACCTCACGGGGTGGACCGGCGGGCCCCCGGTCTACGTGGAGAAGTACGGGCATCCCCAGCTGCGCGCGCGCCACCTGCCGTTCCCGATCGCGTCGCGCGAGCGGGACGAGTGGCTATGGTGCATGAATCAGGCGCTGACCGAGGCAGAAATGCCCGATGACCTGCGTGAGCGGCTACGCGAAAAGATCCACGCGCTGGCGGACCACATGCGTAACCGACCCGACTGA
- a CDS encoding peptidase E, with protein sequence MKRREFVVSSTLGSVGVGAAQFSLGGIAMRLDEPEARRAPWAATRKILIAGGGFGTAFIRYMAELTGKARPKLLYLPTASADRPDGIVTWFRNCAPLNVEASVQESFIASTRQLRGWDEVLLGVDGIVCSGGNTLNQQAIWKAQGIDLVLREAWDRGIVLGGASAGSLCWFEEGTTDSRPKELSIVKCLGFLKGSHSPHYDAEPGRRPLYQKLIGSGQMKPGYACDNDAGIYFEDNEVKRVVHTRDAARVYHVTVVNGKVEEHVLQPEKIA encoded by the coding sequence ATGAAGCGTCGCGAATTCGTCGTCTCGTCAACCCTGGGCTCCGTTGGCGTCGGGGCCGCGCAGTTTTCGCTGGGCGGCATTGCGATGCGGCTCGACGAACCTGAGGCCCGCCGCGCCCCGTGGGCCGCGACGCGCAAGATCCTGATCGCGGGCGGCGGATTCGGTACCGCATTCATCCGCTACATGGCCGAACTCACGGGCAAGGCGCGGCCAAAGCTTCTCTACCTCCCGACTGCGTCCGCCGATCGGCCCGACGGTATCGTCACCTGGTTTCGCAACTGCGCGCCGCTCAATGTCGAAGCGAGCGTGCAAGAGAGCTTCATCGCGAGCACCCGACAGCTCAGGGGATGGGACGAGGTTCTGCTTGGCGTCGACGGCATCGTCTGTTCCGGCGGCAACACGCTGAACCAGCAGGCGATCTGGAAAGCGCAGGGCATCGATCTGGTTCTGCGCGAAGCGTGGGATCGCGGCATCGTGCTTGGCGGTGCGAGCGCCGGGTCACTCTGCTGGTTCGAGGAGGGCACCACCGACTCGCGTCCAAAGGAATTGTCCATCGTGAAGTGCCTGGGCTTTCTCAAGGGCAGCCATTCGCCGCACTACGACGCGGAGCCCGGTCGTCGGCCGTTGTACCAGAAGCTGATCGGCTCCGGTCAGATGAAGCCCGGATACGCGTGTGACAACGACGCGGGGATCTACTTCGAGGACAACGAGGTCAAGCGCGTGGTGCACACGCGGGACGCCGCGCGCGTGTACCACGTGACCGTCGTGAACGGGAAGGTCGAGGAGCACGTGCTCCAGCCGGAGAAGATTGCCTGA